In Silene latifolia isolate original U9 population chromosome X, ASM4854445v1, whole genome shotgun sequence, the following proteins share a genomic window:
- the LOC141622890 gene encoding internal alternative NAD(P)H-ubiquinone oxidoreductase A2, mitochondrial-like, translating into MSIFRNLLKPTSHFSPAFKTHFPILPFSTAATTAATSTAHISKNAGLGPTRSNEKPRLVVLGSGWAGCRLIKDIDTKVYDVVCVSPRNHMVFTPLLASTCVGTLEFRSVAEPIGRIQPAFSKEPGSYFFLANCSKVDTHDHVVHCETITNGAQSLDPWKFKLSYDKLVVASGAEASTFGIHGVHEHATFLREVHHAQEIRRKLLLNLMLSDIPGVAEEEKQRLLHCVVVGGGPTGVEFSGELSDFIMKDVHQRYAHVKDYIHVTLIEANEILSSFDDRLRHYAVKQLTKSGVRLVRGVVKDVQPDKLILSDGSEVPYGLLVWSTGVGPSPFVKELGFPKSPGGRIGIDDWLRVPSVEDVYAIGDCAGFLESTGKPVLPALAQVAERQGKYVARLLNRIGKAGGGHANSTKDLDLGNSFVYKHLGSMATIGSYKALVDIRQSKDSKGLSLKGFPSWFIWRSAYLTRVISWRNRFYVAINWFTTLLFGRDISRI; encoded by the exons ATGTCTATTTTTAGAAACCTACTAAAACCCACTTCCCATTTTTCCCCTGCCTTCAAAACCCACTTTCCCATTTTACCCTtctccaccgcagcaacaaccGCCGCCACATCAACAGCCCATATATCCAAAAACGCCGGGCTCGGTCCGACCCGGTCCAATGAAAAGCCTAGGTTGGTAGTATTGGGTTCGGGTTGGGCCGGGTGTAGGTTGATCAAGGATATTGATACGAAGGTGTACGACGTCGTTTGTGTCTCTCCTAGAAATCATATGGTGTTTACACCATTGTTGGCTTCTACTTGTGTTGGTACACTTGAGTTCCGGTCTGTTGCTGAACCGATTGGGAGGATTCAACCGGCTTTTTCTAAGGAACCCGGTTCTTATTTTTTTCTTGCTAATTGTTCCAAAGTTGATACTCATGATCATGTG GTGCATTGTGAGACTATCACTAATGGAGCTCAGTCTTTGGACCCGTGGAAGTTTAAACTGTCATATGACAAATTGGTTGTTGCTTCTGGGGCTGAAGCTTCCACCTTTGGAATCCATGGGGTCCATGAACATGCAACTTTTCTTCGTGAAGTTCATCATGCTCAGGAGATTCGGAGGAAACTGCTTTTGAACTTGATGTTGTCTGATATACCTG GTGTTGCTGAGGAGGAGAAACAGCGGCTCCTGCATTGTGTTGTGGTAGGAGGCGGTCCTACCGGGGTAGAGTTTAGTGGCGAGCTTAGTGATTTCATTATGAAAGATGTTCATCAAAGATATGCTCATGTCAAAGATTACATACATGTTACCTTGATTGAG GCaaatgaaatcttatcctcttttGATGACCGCCTCAGACACTATGCTGTGAAACAGCTGACTAAG TCAGGAGTTCGACTAGTTCGTGGAGTTGTGAAGGATGTCCAGCCTGATAAATTAATCCTAAGTGACGGTAGTGAGGTTCCCTATGGGCTTCTAGTATGGTCTACAGGGGTTGGGCCTTCCCCTTTTGTGAAGGAGCTAGGATTCCCGAAGTCGCCTGGTGGAAG GATTGGCATTGATGATTGGCTACGTGTTCCCTCTGTCGAGGATGTGTATGCAATCGGTGACTGTGCTGGGTTTCTTGAAAGTACAGGCAAACCAGTTCTCCCTGCTCTTGCTCAG GTAGCTGAGCGTCAAGGCAAGTATGTAGCCAGGCTGTTGAACAGGATTGGTAAAGCCGGTGGAGGACATGCAAACAGCACCAAAGATCTCGATTTGGGCAATTCTTTTGTTTACAAACATCTCGGGTCGATGGCAACTATTGGTAGTTACAAGGCACTAGTGGATATCAGGCAGAGCAAG GACTCAAAAGGCTTGTCATTGAAAGGTTTCCCGAGTTGGTTTATCTGGCGGTCTGCATATCTTACTCGAGTCATAAGCTGGAGGAATCGTTTCTATGTAGCCATTAACTGGTTCACTACTCTACTCTTTGGTCGTGACATAAGTCGAATTTAG